The Gossypium hirsutum isolate 1008001.06 chromosome A13, Gossypium_hirsutum_v2.1, whole genome shotgun sequence nucleotide sequence GTTTCCTGCTCGGAAGTCGGAGATGGTGTTGAAGACAAAAACGGCGATGATGGAACGTTGGAAGAAGGCACTAAACGCTCTATTCCAGTTCGAGCTTATTTTTTCTCCACCAGGTTTTTGttaattcaattgtttttttttcaattaattgtTGGTTTTTTAATGGAAAATGATTAGAATCATTTTGTTCTCGAAAGCTCCTTTTTTTATGCTGGTCGAACTTCTGAATTCTGATATTAAACCCtaagtttatttacttattatacacttcaatttgttttttttttgggtgtaGTGTGGATTTAAGAGGATTGGTGGAGCAGAACAAGCAGAATTTTATACCGCCGACATCACGAATGACTAATTATGTAGTTCTTAAGTTTGGAGATCTTTCTAGTTCCTCTGTAagttaatttttaacatttattgcTAAGATCGGTCACTCTAATCAATTACAATTTtgtatgatgatatatatattttgaaatgctTTCTAATCACTGATAGTATTTGTTtcttgtgtaaaatatttttttgaagctaaatttattcatttattttatttcacataACTGTGACAATCAGGGTaaaaaaataagctattttatAGAGGAAAAGATAGTGAGTTTGAATTGGTGGTAACTGCCTATGAACCAACAATGAACCCTTGAAATGAGATTATGCTTCTTGAGTTTCAACACTTACTTAAAGTTAGGGTTTTTTGAGGGTTTCTCGAAAACAATGTAGGGAGGAACTTGGTTCTGCTATGTATTGTTGCGACTGCCTTTTTATTTAAAAGGGTTTAACTGTTTATGTATCAGGTGTTTAGGACGGATTAGGATTCTGTTGTTTTCACTATGGAGAAAGTTGATGAAAAGCTTTCTCTGTTTTTCTTCTAGGGATGACGTATTTGAGATATTGCAAGTAAAACTGAAAACTTTTAGTTACGAATATCATTCCTCTTAAGAAATATTGGAAAAGTTGAAGAATAAGGAACTTCCTTGTCTCACCCGGTGTGCAAAACTTAATAATGCTTGCTATAATCCAGATTTAATTTTAAGATGTGTCATATTGTTGTTTATACATTTGCAGCTTGTTTGCTCTCTATCTCCTTTTGGATTCAAGTGGCATTTATCTCTAAGCCTTCTGAGTTTCTTTTAGAGCATAAATTACAAAATGACAACAAGAGGAACGTGTACAAATATATGGTTTTCATCCTATAAACAGCCATATGTGAAAATGTTTCTCGacagattttaaatttttttatgaaatttctgTATAGATGTGAGATTTGCCATCATTGTATGAGCATTCCCATACTCCTGGCTATGTTTTCTAGAAAGCAATGTCTCTAACATTTAAATGACGCATCTTAGTATTCTCTGGTCTCTTTTCATATACATGTGTGTATGTGTTTGTTTCTGGATTGTTCATGTATGAGTAATCAAGTAAAGTGTGTTCTTGAATTGATAAGTTCCTTATTTCAGGGTCCTGGTGTTTTCACAAGTGGAAGCGATTGCTGTTTCATGGTGGTATTCCAGTATGGTTCCATTGTTTTGTTTAACGTTCATGAATGTGATGTGGATCAGTATCTTAAAATTGTTGAAAAACATGCATCAGGATTGCTTCCTGAAATGAGAAAGGATGGTGAGTTTGTAAATTCTTATTTATCACTATTTTACAATTACGCTTATTTTGAAGTAGCTGGGAATAGAGACCGACGACCATTAAAAACTTGTAATACTTGAACTTGAGAACTGACATGATTATACCAGTATATATACATAGGATAATTAATGTGGTCATCATGCAAATGAGTTCCTTGGTTGGCCATgtcctttcttttttatttagcACGGTAATACAAATTCCTTTCGCCATCTATCTCCATACCCTCTTCCTGTGAAGGATTGATTTGAAGTCGTGGAAAATCAATGGCTTAATTATCTTTTGTCTATTGCCCTCATGTATTTTCCtcaactatattttatttttaattttctattaacCAGATTTCTTGCCAGTTCCTTTCTCTCTTGCTTATGCATGCCCCACACTTACATTCTCTAGGTATGTTGTGGTTTCTCATATATATGTTACCATATGCACATAATTACATATACAAGGGCATGTGAAATGGGTTTTGGTGGGAATGTCATTTTCCGTATATTTCTTCTTGGTAAAGATTTTCATTCACTTGATGCTATATTTTATCATTCTGTTTTTGATGAAACATTTTTTTCTGAACATATTTGGGTTAATCATAATAATTTTTCTGCATTATGACCTTGTTATTAGAGCTAGATCTGTTGCAAtagagtttttgtttttttttttattgtgtttCAAACTTGCAGAGTATGAGGTAATAGAGATGCCTACTCTAAACACATGGATGCAAGCTGGGTTGGATTACATTATGTTGCAGTTCTTGAATATTGATGGAATCCGTACCATTGGGAGTGTTCTTGGTCAAAGTATTGCTCTTGACTACTATGTGCGCCAGGTGTGTAGTATTATATTGTCAACCTCTATTTTCGAAGTATTTAGCTTGATAATGACAATCAATGCTTCTTCCTTAGGTTGACGGGATGGTTGCAGAGTTTACCGACATAAATCGTGGGATGGAAAAAACAGGAACATTTACCATGGACAGCAAAAAACTTTTTCAGATAGTTGGAAAGGCAAACTCTAATCTTGCTGATGTAATTCTTAAGCTCGGACTTTTTGAGAGGTAACTTTTTACAGCCCGTTATTCAGAAGGTAATCGACCCCCAATATGTATTATGACCATAGAACTTTGTATAGGGCTACTATTTCCAAATTAATTTGTAATAATCCATGATATTCTGGGTTCATCTAATAGTGGGACAAAAGTACCAATAGGAATGGGTCTCTTGGAGTGTTACAATTTAGCtcatgtgtttttcttggttctAACAGATCGGATATCGCTTGGAAAGATGCCAAATATGCCATAATATGGGAATTTCTACGAGACGAATTTGAATTAACTCAAAGATTTGCAAGTCTTGATTTTAAGTTGAAGTTTGTTGAGGTATGATATTTCTCTCTTACTCTCTTACActtatataatgtatatacataaatgatattcttttatggtaaaaccgtataatgtatatacatatacatatatgcatgaaAACGAAGTCGTCATAAATgatattcttttatggtaaaatcGTATGAAATATTGTAGATTACATAGCTTCCAAGTTCTCTAACATGTGACATCCTTTTCTCTTTGCCTTTGCAGCACAACATTCGGTTTCTTCAAGAAATTCTTCAAAACAGGAAATCAGATTTTCTGGAGTGGCTCATCATCGTGTTGATAAGCGCCGAAATCGTTATATCCCTTTACGACCTCATTAAGCGGTCGCTATGACACCCTTGGACAGGGGTTAGTAATTTTTCACATCGATATTTGTAGTAATTGCAATTCATAAAGAGGCATTAGTGTGAAAGCGGTTTCCGAACAAAGGTGACTGTGATGTACATTTACTTTCTCTAGTTAGCTTTTTGCTTGTAACGATTAGATTAATTACATGACCATCTAGTTTGTTGTAAATGATAAGGGTTCATACATATTTGACTTTCATATATATTTTgactttcattttccttttttcagAAAACAAAATctgagtttctttttttttctgaatttagtaaatagttaaattttgatCTTGGTATTAAGAACATTGATGGATTTAAGGAACTGATCATCATTTcatcttattttccttttaatgCTGAAGTGAAACCTTGGCATTCAATTGCCCCATTAACTGAATCTGGTTTTATCCTCTAATCTTTTAGCTTTATGTTAAAAACaatgttaaaatatgctataagcACCTAATACTCttctcaaatttgaaatttagtcttttttttttaattttaggagTTTAGTCCATCTATTTATTGGATAATTTAGGTTCAACTATTAACATCGTGAAGATTATTTCGTTACAATGTaacatcaataaatttaacaaaaaaaaagtaatagtTAATAATTGGACTTAACCTATAAACAAAGTTTAATCAAGTGTTTTTTCTTTTGTGTATTGATTACTAAATTTCGAACGTTAGCCATCGACAATCAACAATAAAACTATTAATCATAATCTATCATTCAATTATCTATCTAAAGCACTAGTAAAACTTCCaaattaaaccaattaaatagTCTATAGCGTCCAATTACAACTCGACAATTGTAACTAAGTCTAATTTTAAATCTCATAATTTAGCCTCACATTGCTTTTCTTATTGGGTTTGGGAACACAACAACATACTTAGGTGTAGCATCGTTATGGATCACTTGCACACTATATCACTGTAATATTATAAAAGATTGTGTAAGTTTATAAAAACTCAGTGAGTAGTTTGAGATACTACATTTAAACTCCTATGCATAGGCTAAGATAACATATGCGAACCTCTACTTAATTAATATGCGAACCTTGATTTCTTCTGTGcaaatcattttttttttttaatgtgatgTGTATTTtcttttaccattaaaaacaCTTTTATCACAATAAGAAAACAATTGGTCTAACAAATAAATGTAGTAAAGGCAAATCctttaatttacaaaaatattgaCATACTATTATAAATAAGGTGCAACTTCACTACAATATTTTGGTTCAAATTAATACatcttcattaaaaattatattatagttTTAAAACAACAATACTGTATAACAAAACTGATCTTTGAATGATGAGCATCCAAAGAATAGGACCAACTTTCATTGAAGATAATGGGATTCCACCTTTGAAGGCGATGACTTATGGTTCTTACGCACATACTTACGAGCCCAAACATGCTTTCCATTGATTGAGAACTTAGCTTTCTGCTTCCCATTCAGTATCATTTCAATGTCTGAACCATACTTCACTACCAACTTTGCATATAATGGCTGCTCCCCTTCAACCACTTCTTGCATCTCAATTCCTtcaaaaattttcccaaatttcctATTACACCAACATCACATTATCACtataggtaaaaaaaaaaaaacacatgtaTAAACACCTGGTGAAGAAGTCTCTCACTTCAGCCTCAGAAACAGAGTACCCTTTAGAGAATGTTAAGAAAACAGTTCTATCATCTGCTTcaacttctttattttctttcttcttaccATTATTCTCTTCCAAGCTTTTAATGTTAATATTATGTATACCTTTCCAGAGATCCTCCATTTCATTGCTCCTTTGAGCTCCAATGAGAAAACCCAAATTTGGCTTCAAATTTTGCTGATTTCCCATCTTCTTCTCACTTTAAACAGGCATAATCAATGGATCATGAATCAATTTCATTATATCATCGAAGGCTCTTAAACAAATGTGGCGAACAAGTTGAGTGATCCTACAAACAATCTCGACACGATTTTCGTGAAAGAAACGGAGAGAAATTTCGTTGCCGGTTAACTTTCGAATCAACGGGATTGTACATTTATCGTCATGGAAATGACTGAAAGGGAACTCGTCGGTGTTTAAACAAATCAAGCATTGGACAGCTTCATCGGCTA carries:
- the LOC107940797 gene encoding protein RETARDED ROOT GROWTH-LIKE, which gives rise to MWRSIRQLPSFPVRTTRTQTLPYSSILSLSSPLPKPQPSSFFFAPAKTLRSAATSYPSSIILWTFNRGCCNATRSIAVRCISSFPTPQPEMVVDWNDAVSCSEVGDGVEDKNGDDGTLEEGTKRSIPVRAYFFSTSVDLRGLVEQNKQNFIPPTSRMTNYVVLKFGDLSSSSGPGVFTSGSDCCFMVVFQYGSIVLFNVHECDVDQYLKIVEKHASGLLPEMRKDEYEVIEMPTLNTWMQAGLDYIMLQFLNIDGIRTIGSVLGQSIALDYYVRQVDGMVAEFTDINRGMEKTGTFTMDSKKLFQIVGKANSNLADVILKLGLFERSDIAWKDAKYAIIWEFLRDEFELTQRFASLDFKLKFVEHNIRFLQEILQNRKSDFLEWLIIVLISAEIVISLYDLIKRSL
- the LOC107940799 gene encoding uncharacterized protein, which produces MDSSSSSMNHTISLEELKLFHTIDRAIFSRLVLNLQRQPFESMHVMALFLWLENYSCTPGLNLVYNIQPWSDPLINALADEAVQCLICLNTDEFPFSHFHDDKCTIPLIRKLTGNEISLRFFHENRVEIVCRITQLVRHICLRAFDDIMKLIHDPLIMPV